In Onthophagus taurus isolate NC chromosome 6, IU_Otau_3.0, whole genome shotgun sequence, a genomic segment contains:
- the LOC111414984 gene encoding arginine esterase-like codes for MYGLNSVKSCGGSLISPNAVLTAAHCCYKGINVTAYSNLKKGGWTYDQQKFSSKIIIHPLFRSFAGGILFDVCVILFDEPFEITNTTKVVQLGGSDVFNELLTGDKTVYIAGYGRNEYQCNNSERIPHEKWNLQCAETNVVTQSGCYSILYQNSAARYFNDELIFCSIPSESQGIDSKGDSGGPVIYERRVQVGIISWGLGPCSRNLSVYCRVDANRYFIERAASSVLMNGKVLNSMIIVLINFLS; via the coding sequence atgTATGGATTGAATTCGGTAAAATCTTGTGGTGGATCGCTTATAAGTCCGAATGCCGTGCTAACCGCCGCTCATTGTTGCTACAAAGGGATTAATGTGACCGCTTatagcaatttaaaaaaaggagGTTGGACGTATGACCAACAAAAATTTAGTTCAAAAATCATCATCCACCCGCTATTTAGATCGTTTGCTGGAGGAATTTTGTTTGATGTCTGCGTTATACTCTTCGATGAACCTTTCGAAATAACGAACACAACAAAAGTTGTCCAATTAGGCGGTAGCGATGTGTTTAATGAGTTATTAACCGGCGATAAAACCGTCTATATAGCAGGATATGGTCGCAACGAATATCAATGCAATAACTCCGAACGAATTCCACACGAAAAATGGAATTTGCAATGCGCAGAAACCAACGTTGTCACTCAATCGGGGtgttattcaattttatatcaaaatagtGCGGCGAGATACTTTAATGATGAACTGATATTTTGTTCGATACCTAGTGAAAGCCAAGGAATCGATTCTAAAGGTGATAGTGGCGGTCCGGTTATATATGAACGAAGAGTTCAAGTGGGAATTATTTCTTGGGGTTTAGGACCGTGTTCAAGAAATTTATCCGTTTATTGTAGAGTAGATGCTAATCGATATTTTATAGAAAGAGCGGCTAGTAGTGTATTAATGAACGGAAAGGTCTTAAATAGTATgattattgtattaataaactttttaagttaa